In one window of Pseudodesulfovibrio sediminis DNA:
- a CDS encoding zinc dependent phospholipase C family protein — protein sequence MPKDLIHFKITEMTAAKLADTPYADHLTAHQSGLLLGAVFHDGLFYGRSGPGRSLERLAHQLHGSNGQDTFTLIRLQTEHIAQLAEPGLAISLLVGMVTHIFADVVMHPMVWYLSGNYYADDAAQKSRVRQRHRALESLMDMIMCPEMLGRPTYRVRRLMHSLKPTLFAALPVKGIADMAALSATETRAGLQNAFGWYGRLQTLYSTAWLARSLFTLIPLLPSAVVELVTLFYAPQLLRQAGYFDQPFTYTHPMTGKAQTATLAGMMEEAASRASELCRTLQPALFDNAPLHLPDPGPSLDTAIPGVATHRMSHYADPPFPSLP from the coding sequence ATGCCCAAAGACCTTATCCATTTCAAGATCACGGAAATGACGGCAGCGAAACTTGCCGACACGCCTTACGCTGATCACCTGACCGCTCACCAATCCGGATTGTTGCTTGGCGCCGTCTTTCACGACGGGTTGTTTTACGGCAGATCCGGCCCGGGCCGTTCCCTGGAACGATTGGCCCATCAACTCCACGGCTCAAACGGCCAGGATACGTTCACCCTGATTCGCCTGCAGACCGAACATATCGCTCAACTCGCCGAACCGGGACTGGCCATATCCCTGTTGGTCGGCATGGTCACACACATCTTTGCCGATGTCGTCATGCACCCCATGGTCTGGTATCTCTCAGGCAACTATTATGCCGACGATGCCGCACAGAAATCTAGGGTACGGCAACGACACCGCGCGCTGGAATCACTCATGGACATGATCATGTGTCCTGAGATGCTCGGTCGCCCGACCTATCGGGTCAGACGCCTGATGCACTCGCTGAAACCGACCCTGTTTGCAGCGCTCCCGGTAAAGGGCATCGCCGATATGGCTGCACTCTCCGCGACAGAGACACGCGCAGGGCTGCAAAACGCCTTTGGCTGGTATGGCCGTCTTCAAACACTCTACTCCACGGCATGGCTTGCCCGTTCACTCTTTACGCTGATCCCCCTACTCCCGAGCGCGGTCGTTGAATTGGTCACATTGTTCTATGCGCCACAATTACTGCGACAGGCAGGATACTTTGATCAACCCTTTACATACACCCATCCAATGACCGGGAAAGCACAGACAGCCACACTCGCGGGCATGATGGAAGAAGCCGCATCCCGCGCCAGCGAACTCTGCCGGACGCTGCAACCGGCACTCTTTGACAATGCGCCCCTGCATCTGCCTGACCCCGGACCTTCACTGGATACGGCGATCCCCGGCGTCGCAACACACAGGATGTCGCACTACGCCGACCCACCATTCCCCAGCCTGCCGTAG